A genomic region of Kribbella sp. NBC_00382 contains the following coding sequences:
- a CDS encoding RHS repeat-associated core domain-containing protein, whose translation MLVSASLLTSSLVVPEATARPVAAEVPASPAQALAAPELQPAAGQFVPVAPASVINGVAVAAAGVSTVTVAGANGIPAAAQVSAVAVQVTAIGTTAAGYVQAYAAGTTRPTDSTNNFVTGRNTASYDVVPVSASGQISVYSSAASKVWVRLRGYFTSSSAVTAGSTFVPLPATTVINNVALAANGTTNYTFAGTNGIPAAADVAAVAVEVTSAAPTAAGVLKAYPTGEAAPADAAVNYPVTQAQTNYETVRLSAAGQVTFSASGATKLTVRLRGYYSKPTATAAAASYVPVAPATVVNNVALAAAGTTTATLAGANGVPAAATVAAVDANVVASAPTAAGFLTGYAAGTTRPTDASVYYANATNTAAHDTLKISSAGQTTFYASGATKLLLRLRGYYRKATAPLAPTGITAASADGRATVGWTVPKDGGAAITGYTVTANPGNLKTTVGATDTATITGLTNGTPYTFAVQAINAAGTSTASAASKPVVPMGGEVLYAHDAAGRVKAVFTSDGAGVAYTYDAVGNITATQALPANQLSVAQAGPATAVVGDSYEIYGTGFGLDPEQVSATIGGATAPISSLRRNHLVVTVPAGATTGQALVKVAGATVTAGSVTLLSAPQVTSVSPAIVDRGATLTVSGSNFAPATTANTVSVNGTKVQVLSATATTLTVRAPGFGVAGKLMVRTRAGTVTSAGQVTVPPSPFLAVDVAASVHLTPDAPATITMATSNQLALFSIDGTAGQRLGFQVDETISGCYEAHIWAPDRTAAYAEETICGKDYLELPRPAVNGTYLVELDPRNPETGTFTVVARQSADLTAPLTIDGPVASLTTTVAPAHATFTFTGTKGQLVFTTLTAPSNLASGAVLWGPHGQKLVTTNSYYGSTSGFLSSVLLPEDGVYTVDVDPYNFEFGTYTAQVNLVPAPISATTTLDGAAARLTITKPGQTGSVAFTGTQGQLVHVDLATQLTSTATGKVDLRGPDGSFLFRDQTWTYFMDYLADRYVLPQTGEYLLLVEPAGAQTGTIDVAVNTIPADAVVATTVDAAAVAVSNSKPGQLARMTFPATAGQRVMITCVAITGHEYDVSYQLLNPAGTKVETGNCASSDKGILFDTRALTAGTWTVLADPNRALLLTSTLRAVSVAADPVVNSTLGSSPVVNLLPGQNGTVVFPVTAGQRIYVGCTLSVPDQQYDISFELLRPDGTKADTGSCYTSFKGELFDTVTAAAGGNWTVRMDPKLNANAGATIGLYAVPADAAVAATIGGAAVTFDTVVGQNATVSFTATAGQRVLIGCSLVDWAAKQYDVSFKLLRPDGTTEKTTSCYESSGGMLVDTLALSQAGTWQLFVDPDYMVTARTTVRLYSVPADVAKTTTVGGAGVSVTTVVGQSGTITFTGTASQKIKATVSSSSYPACGGYLRLRNSAGTNLTLTCLTAASYLTYTLPSAGTYTLFVDPADLSAGTATIAVANNPTAAAANLEDRRDFPRAKPAAAPARAVKTDEEEEPPPPVYPRKRDASLTGRILRTDGKPLGNVTVRVVDRAVKTKADGSFVLTRLPQGTYLFVMDGRTASTRRTKYGYFDVQVNLRKGANKLFYQPYLPILDTANEISIAGPTTEPIVIKTPKVKGLEVHIPAGVTITDADGKKVTKVGITPIPVDRTPIPMPKGVQVPVYFTVQPAGGELHGGVAKIYYPNYLDQKPGTRANFWNHEKYAEGWEVYGIGTVTADGTQVRPDEDTAIENFDGAMINVSGWLEGLTKGILEALGSAGDPVDLGTGRFTYKQTDLTLGGFVPIEAERAYTSGDGRARPFGMGTIGTYDTFLTSKKQWQEADLNLIDGSQVHFARTSPGTSFTDAAFEARGTTGQFAGATMAWNGRGWDLRLRDGTVLIYGDEAPLQGIRDRFGHTVTIRRIAKNVYGSQIGAIVSITSSEGFWLTYDYDTAGQVLAIHDNAGRTVSYTYDTGLLKTVTDVNGGVTTYGWDAAKRLTTITDAKDQLFLTNTYDTNNRVIQQKLADGGLYKFDYVLDSTGKKVVKTTVTDPAGAKRVVEYDAAGYLVKDTSASGTANEQGYSLERDPASHLPTKTTDTDGRSMVSTYNADQQATSTTVTLGTEQQQETATYNGPEGAMDSSTDALGNTTRYTFDAKGNVQTATDGENRKTTYEWNDEGLMTKQTPDGAGSTTYEYLDGMTSEVTDPLGRKTTYGVDSAGRVQETIGPDGGVSTVQYDAANQVLSTKDPLGAITTYKYDKNGNLESLKDARGGTSGWSYDQMDRVHELTDQVGKKTTYTYNALGRPETITDRRGLTTEYRYDELQREVFTGYGRTGSPGAYQYQSSLVSAYDDKGRLESVTDSTAGAGAVAYTYDGKDRVATETTPQGTITREWDDTGRLKTLKVPGLPDTGYEYDKSDRLTKVTRGAVVASYGYDSTGRLKTQTLPGGVVRTSSYDLAGGLTGLTFTSGAQVLGDLTYHYDAAGQLDRTGGSWARADLPSPVGSAVFDPANRLTSLDGVTRTYDPEGNLTDDGTSTYAWNARGEMTSTTGAVGASQMRYDPLGRRVGATVGSETWNLRYDGDNVLVEDGPGTADATYLSGLSSDSAAARVDGLDGTGSASALLTDRQGSVVARTAPGTGTVAAEYTYDLYGKARSSLAGDANPVRYTGRESGPGTPAGLQFNRARWYEPGTGRFLSEDPAGFDGAGPNLYSYVDGDPVDATDPSGAVPQIVAACAGGAIINTVAGALLGRKHSAGDYLRGLAKGCVDGVLMFGVGKFLSVGLRSVRPFARYLDEAAETAAKACSFTGETLVLMADGSKKPISQVEVGDEVLATDPETGEQGPHKVTQVFEHSDQVIDLEVAGDVVTTTANHPFWDATDQRFEPAAELDRGDQVQSADGRRFTIGGLKTAGARQATAYNLSVEGIHTYHVGPDELLVHNACVIPRITPRGLQHSFGRHAEQWFGREVGASKMGEWSALIQRASQSGKVFPWSSGSTLTQAHLARIDGKWFVAQFDRTTGDLVTAFVPNNKQVSAMLRLLGK comes from the coding sequence ATGCTCGTTTCCGCCTCGCTTCTCACCTCGTCTCTGGTGGTCCCGGAGGCCACGGCCAGGCCGGTCGCCGCTGAGGTTCCAGCGAGTCCCGCCCAAGCTCTGGCGGCTCCTGAACTGCAGCCGGCCGCCGGTCAGTTCGTACCGGTCGCGCCCGCGTCAGTGATCAACGGAGTCGCGGTGGCCGCGGCCGGCGTCTCGACTGTCACGGTCGCCGGTGCCAACGGCATCCCGGCCGCCGCGCAGGTCAGCGCCGTGGCAGTCCAGGTCACCGCGATCGGGACCACGGCCGCCGGGTATGTCCAGGCCTATGCAGCCGGTACTACGCGCCCCACCGACAGCACCAACAACTTCGTCACCGGTCGCAACACGGCCAGCTATGACGTAGTACCGGTGTCAGCGTCGGGCCAGATCAGCGTCTACTCCAGCGCTGCGTCGAAGGTCTGGGTCAGGCTCCGCGGGTACTTCACCTCGTCGTCCGCAGTGACCGCCGGCTCGACGTTCGTCCCGCTTCCGGCGACCACGGTGATCAACAACGTCGCGCTAGCCGCCAACGGCACCACCAACTACACCTTCGCCGGCACCAACGGCATCCCCGCGGCCGCCGACGTCGCTGCGGTCGCAGTCGAGGTCACCTCGGCCGCACCAACGGCAGCAGGCGTCCTTAAGGCCTATCCGACAGGCGAAGCCGCACCGGCCGACGCTGCCGTGAACTACCCGGTCACTCAGGCTCAGACCAACTACGAGACGGTCAGGCTGTCCGCAGCCGGGCAGGTGACCTTCTCGGCCAGTGGAGCCACCAAGCTGACCGTCCGCCTCCGCGGCTACTACTCCAAGCCGACCGCGACCGCTGCAGCCGCCTCGTACGTCCCAGTCGCCCCAGCGACCGTCGTGAACAACGTCGCCCTGGCAGCAGCCGGTACTACCACCGCGACCCTCGCCGGCGCCAACGGAGTACCGGCCGCCGCGACCGTCGCTGCCGTCGACGCCAACGTGGTCGCGTCCGCCCCGACCGCCGCAGGCTTCCTGACCGGCTACGCAGCCGGTACGACGCGCCCGACCGATGCCTCGGTGTACTACGCCAATGCCACCAACACGGCCGCCCACGACACCCTCAAGATCTCGTCGGCCGGGCAGACCACCTTCTACGCGAGTGGCGCGACCAAGCTGCTCCTGCGTCTGCGTGGCTACTACAGGAAGGCCACGGCTCCGCTGGCCCCGACCGGCATCACCGCTGCATCAGCGGACGGCCGGGCGACGGTCGGCTGGACCGTCCCGAAGGACGGCGGCGCCGCAATCACCGGCTACACGGTCACTGCGAACCCGGGCAACCTCAAGACCACCGTCGGCGCGACCGACACCGCGACGATCACCGGCCTGACCAACGGCACGCCGTACACGTTCGCAGTACAGGCAATCAACGCTGCAGGCACGAGTACCGCGTCTGCCGCTTCCAAGCCCGTCGTGCCGATGGGTGGCGAGGTCCTGTACGCCCATGACGCCGCAGGCCGGGTCAAGGCCGTCTTCACCTCCGACGGCGCCGGCGTCGCCTACACGTACGACGCGGTCGGCAACATCACCGCAACCCAGGCACTGCCCGCCAACCAGCTGTCCGTTGCGCAAGCCGGCCCGGCGACCGCCGTCGTCGGCGACTCCTACGAGATCTACGGCACCGGCTTCGGGCTCGACCCCGAGCAGGTGTCGGCGACCATCGGCGGCGCCACCGCGCCGATCAGCTCGTTGCGACGCAACCACCTGGTCGTCACCGTGCCCGCGGGAGCAACCACCGGCCAGGCATTGGTGAAGGTCGCCGGTGCGACGGTCACCGCCGGGTCGGTCACCTTGCTGTCAGCGCCGCAGGTCACCAGTGTCAGCCCCGCGATCGTCGACCGTGGCGCGACGTTGACCGTCTCCGGCAGCAACTTCGCCCCGGCGACCACCGCCAACACCGTGTCGGTCAACGGCACCAAGGTGCAGGTGCTCTCGGCGACCGCGACGACGCTCACCGTCCGGGCGCCCGGCTTCGGCGTGGCCGGCAAGCTGATGGTCCGGACCCGTGCGGGCACTGTCACCTCGGCCGGGCAGGTGACCGTACCGCCGTCACCGTTCCTGGCCGTGGACGTCGCAGCCTCGGTGCACCTCACTCCCGACGCCCCCGCGACCATCACGATGGCAACGTCCAACCAGCTGGCCTTGTTCAGCATCGACGGCACTGCCGGGCAGCGACTCGGGTTCCAGGTCGACGAGACGATCAGCGGTTGCTACGAAGCGCACATCTGGGCGCCGGACCGCACCGCGGCGTACGCCGAGGAGACGATCTGCGGCAAGGACTACCTCGAGCTACCGCGACCGGCCGTCAACGGCACCTACCTCGTCGAGCTGGACCCGCGGAACCCCGAGACCGGCACCTTCACCGTGGTGGCCAGGCAGAGTGCGGATCTCACCGCGCCGCTGACGATCGACGGCCCGGTCGCGAGCCTGACCACGACCGTCGCGCCCGCCCACGCGACCTTCACCTTCACCGGTACCAAGGGCCAGCTCGTCTTCACCACGCTGACCGCGCCGAGCAACCTGGCTTCCGGGGCGGTGCTCTGGGGTCCGCACGGCCAGAAGCTGGTCACCACCAACTCGTACTACGGCAGTACGAGTGGCTTCCTCAGCTCGGTCCTGTTGCCCGAGGACGGCGTCTACACCGTCGACGTGGATCCCTACAACTTCGAGTTCGGGACCTACACCGCCCAGGTCAACCTGGTCCCGGCGCCGATCTCCGCGACCACCACGCTCGACGGAGCAGCCGCGCGACTGACCATCACCAAGCCAGGGCAGACCGGCTCGGTCGCCTTCACCGGTACGCAGGGTCAACTGGTCCACGTCGACCTCGCCACCCAGCTGACGTCGACAGCGACCGGCAAGGTCGACCTGCGCGGTCCGGACGGCTCGTTCCTGTTCAGGGACCAGACCTGGACCTACTTCATGGACTACCTTGCCGACCGCTACGTGCTGCCGCAGACAGGTGAGTACCTGTTGCTGGTCGAGCCGGCCGGCGCCCAGACGGGCACGATCGACGTCGCGGTCAACACGATCCCGGCGGATGCTGTCGTCGCCACCACGGTCGACGCCGCGGCGGTTGCCGTGAGCAACAGTAAGCCGGGGCAGCTGGCCCGGATGACCTTCCCGGCCACGGCCGGCCAGCGGGTGATGATCACCTGCGTCGCGATCACCGGCCACGAGTACGACGTCAGCTACCAACTGCTGAACCCGGCCGGGACGAAGGTCGAGACCGGCAACTGCGCCTCGTCGGACAAGGGCATCCTGTTCGACACCCGGGCGCTGACGGCAGGCACCTGGACCGTCCTGGCCGACCCGAACCGGGCACTCCTGCTCACCTCCACCCTGCGGGCCGTCTCGGTCGCGGCGGACCCGGTGGTCAACTCGACGCTCGGCTCCAGCCCGGTGGTCAACCTCCTGCCGGGCCAGAACGGCACTGTCGTCTTCCCCGTCACGGCGGGCCAGCGGATCTACGTCGGCTGCACGCTGAGCGTTCCGGACCAGCAGTACGACATCTCCTTCGAGTTGCTGCGCCCGGACGGCACCAAGGCCGACACCGGTAGTTGCTACACCTCCTTCAAGGGTGAGCTCTTCGACACCGTCACTGCCGCGGCCGGCGGCAACTGGACAGTGCGGATGGATCCAAAGCTCAACGCGAACGCCGGCGCGACGATCGGCCTGTACGCCGTACCGGCCGACGCAGCCGTGGCGGCGACGATCGGTGGGGCCGCGGTCACCTTCGACACCGTGGTCGGCCAGAACGCCACGGTCTCCTTCACCGCGACCGCCGGGCAGCGCGTGCTGATCGGTTGCAGCCTCGTGGACTGGGCTGCCAAGCAGTACGACGTGTCCTTCAAGCTGCTGCGGCCGGACGGCACCACGGAGAAGACCACCAGCTGCTACGAGTCCAGTGGCGGCATGCTGGTCGACACACTCGCCCTCTCGCAGGCGGGGACGTGGCAATTGTTCGTCGACCCGGACTACATGGTGACGGCCCGAACCACTGTCCGCCTGTACTCGGTACCGGCTGACGTCGCGAAGACCACGACCGTCGGTGGCGCCGGTGTGAGCGTGACGACCGTGGTCGGGCAATCGGGCACCATCACCTTCACCGGTACGGCCAGCCAGAAGATCAAGGCCACCGTGAGTTCGTCGAGCTACCCGGCGTGTGGCGGCTACCTGCGGCTGCGCAACTCCGCGGGCACCAACCTCACCTTGACCTGTCTGACGGCTGCCAGCTATCTGACTTACACGCTGCCGTCCGCGGGCACCTACACGCTGTTCGTCGATCCGGCAGACCTCAGCGCCGGTACTGCGACGATCGCGGTCGCCAACAATCCGACGGCGGCTGCCGCAAATCTCGAGGACCGGCGGGACTTCCCGCGCGCCAAGCCGGCGGCCGCTCCCGCTCGCGCTGTCAAGACAGACGAGGAGGAGGAGCCACCACCGCCGGTCTATCCCCGGAAGCGGGACGCATCGCTGACCGGGCGGATCCTGCGCACCGATGGCAAGCCGTTGGGCAACGTGACGGTTCGGGTCGTCGATCGCGCGGTGAAGACCAAGGCGGACGGTTCATTCGTCCTGACCCGCCTTCCGCAAGGCACGTACTTGTTCGTGATGGATGGCAGGACGGCGTCGACCCGGCGGACGAAGTACGGGTACTTCGATGTCCAGGTCAACCTGCGCAAGGGTGCGAACAAGCTCTTCTACCAGCCGTACCTGCCGATTCTCGACACCGCGAACGAGATCAGCATCGCGGGCCCGACGACCGAGCCGATCGTCATCAAGACCCCCAAGGTGAAGGGCCTGGAGGTGCACATCCCGGCCGGCGTGACGATCACCGATGCCGATGGCAAGAAGGTCACCAAGGTCGGGATCACGCCGATCCCGGTCGACCGGACGCCGATCCCGATGCCCAAGGGCGTCCAGGTGCCGGTGTACTTCACGGTCCAGCCGGCCGGCGGTGAACTGCACGGCGGTGTAGCGAAGATCTATTACCCGAACTATCTCGACCAGAAGCCCGGCACCCGAGCCAACTTCTGGAACCACGAGAAGTACGCCGAGGGCTGGGAGGTCTACGGGATCGGGACGGTCACCGCCGACGGGACCCAGGTCCGGCCCGACGAGGACACCGCGATCGAGAACTTCGACGGCGCGATGATCAACGTCTCCGGCTGGCTGGAGGGCCTGACCAAGGGCATCCTCGAGGCGCTCGGCTCGGCCGGCGACCCGGTCGATCTGGGCACCGGACGGTTCACCTACAAGCAGACCGACCTGACCCTGGGTGGCTTCGTACCGATCGAGGCGGAGCGTGCCTACACCTCCGGCGACGGCCGGGCCCGGCCGTTCGGGATGGGCACGATCGGGACGTACGACACTTTCCTGACCTCCAAGAAGCAATGGCAGGAAGCCGATCTCAACCTGATCGACGGCAGCCAGGTGCACTTCGCCCGGACCTCGCCGGGTACCAGCTTCACCGACGCGGCCTTCGAGGCGCGCGGGACCACCGGGCAGTTCGCCGGGGCAACCATGGCGTGGAACGGTCGCGGCTGGGACCTGCGGCTGCGCGACGGCACCGTACTGATCTACGGCGACGAGGCGCCGCTGCAAGGGATCCGGGACCGCTTCGGCCACACCGTGACGATCCGGCGGATCGCGAAGAACGTCTACGGCAGCCAGATCGGCGCGATCGTCTCGATCACCTCGTCGGAGGGTTTCTGGCTGACCTACGACTACGACACGGCCGGGCAGGTCCTGGCGATCCACGACAACGCCGGGCGCACCGTCTCGTACACGTACGACACCGGGCTGCTGAAGACCGTCACGGACGTGAACGGCGGCGTCACGACGTACGGGTGGGACGCGGCCAAGCGGCTGACGACGATCACGGACGCGAAGGACCAGTTGTTCCTGACCAACACGTACGACACCAACAACCGGGTGATCCAGCAGAAGCTGGCCGACGGTGGGCTGTACAAGTTCGACTACGTGCTGGACAGCACCGGCAAGAAGGTGGTGAAGACCACCGTCACCGACCCGGCCGGCGCCAAGCGGGTGGTCGAGTACGACGCGGCCGGCTACCTGGTCAAGGACACCAGCGCCTCCGGTACTGCGAACGAGCAGGGGTACAGCCTGGAGCGCGACCCGGCGAGTCACCTGCCGACCAAGACGACCGACACCGACGGCCGGTCGATGGTCAGCACCTACAACGCGGACCAGCAGGCGACCTCGACGACCGTCACGCTGGGTACCGAGCAGCAGCAGGAGACGGCGACGTACAACGGGCCCGAGGGCGCGATGGACTCGAGCACCGACGCGCTGGGCAACACCACCCGCTACACGTTCGATGCCAAGGGCAACGTCCAGACGGCGACCGACGGGGAGAACCGCAAGACCACCTACGAGTGGAACGACGAGGGGCTGATGACCAAGCAGACCCCGGACGGCGCCGGCTCGACGACGTACGAGTACCTGGACGGCATGACGTCGGAGGTGACCGATCCGCTCGGCCGCAAGACGACGTACGGGGTCGATTCGGCCGGGCGGGTGCAGGAGACGATCGGGCCCGACGGCGGCGTCTCCACCGTGCAGTACGACGCCGCCAACCAGGTGCTGTCGACCAAGGATCCGCTGGGCGCGATCACGACGTACAAGTACGACAAGAACGGCAACCTGGAGTCGCTGAAGGACGCCCGGGGCGGTACGAGCGGCTGGTCGTACGACCAGATGGACCGGGTGCACGAGCTGACGGATCAGGTCGGCAAGAAGACGACCTACACCTACAACGCGCTCGGGCGGCCGGAGACCATCACGGATAGGCGTGGGCTCACGACGGAGTACCGGTACGACGAGCTGCAGCGGGAGGTGTTCACCGGGTACGGCCGGACCGGCTCGCCGGGTGCGTACCAGTACCAGTCGTCGCTCGTCTCGGCGTACGACGACAAGGGCCGGCTCGAGTCGGTCACTGACTCCACTGCCGGCGCGGGGGCGGTCGCCTACACGTACGACGGCAAGGACCGGGTCGCCACCGAGACGACTCCGCAGGGCACGATCACGCGCGAATGGGATGACACGGGCCGGCTGAAGACGCTCAAGGTGCCGGGGTTGCCCGACACGGGCTACGAGTACGACAAGTCGGACCGGCTGACCAAGGTCACGCGTGGGGCGGTCGTGGCGTCATACGGGTACGACTCGACCGGGCGGCTCAAGACGCAGACGCTGCCGGGTGGAGTTGTGCGCACCTCCTCGTACGACCTCGCTGGCGGCCTTACCGGGTTGACGTTCACGTCCGGGGCGCAAGTACTGGGCGACCTGACCTACCACTACGACGCTGCCGGTCAGTTGGACCGTACTGGCGGCTCGTGGGCGCGTGCCGACCTGCCGTCGCCGGTCGGGTCCGCAGTGTTCGATCCGGCCAACAGGCTGACGTCGCTGGACGGTGTCACCCGGACCTACGACCCGGAAGGCAATCTGACCGACGACGGCACCTCGACGTACGCATGGAACGCCCGTGGCGAGATGACGTCGACCACGGGTGCAGTGGGCGCCTCACAGATGCGCTACGACCCACTGGGGCGTCGCGTCGGAGCCACTGTCGGCAGCGAGACCTGGAACCTCCGGTACGACGGCGACAACGTGCTGGTCGAGGACGGCCCGGGTACTGCCGACGCGACGTACCTGTCCGGGCTCTCCAGCGACTCAGCGGCCGCACGGGTCGATGGGCTGGATGGGACGGGCAGCGCCTCGGCACTGCTCACCGACCGGCAAGGCTCGGTGGTAGCGAGGACGGCCCCGGGCACTGGGACAGTGGCGGCGGAGTACACGTACGACCTGTATGGCAAGGCGCGTTCCAGCCTCGCGGGCGACGCCAACCCGGTTCGCTACACAGGGCGCGAGTCCGGGCCGGGTACGCCGGCCGGCCTGCAGTTCAACCGTGCCCGGTGGTACGAGCCGGGTACTGGCCGCTTCCTGTCCGAGGACCCGGCTGGGTTCGACGGAGCGGGGCCGAACCTCTACTCGTACGTCGATGGCGACCCGGTCGACGCCACTGACCCCAGTGGCGCAGTACCGCAGATCGTGGCGGCCTGTGCTGGTGGCGCGATCATCAACACCGTCGCGGGCGCACTGCTGGGTC